Proteins encoded within one genomic window of Nonomuraea gerenzanensis:
- the murI gene encoding glutamate racemase: MPDASIGIFDSGVGGLTVARAIIDQLPHESITYVADTAHQPYGPKRLAELRAYALEVMDHLVEQDVKMLVIACNSASSAVLRDARERYDVPVVEVIMPATRRAVRATRNGRVGVIATRATIDSLAYHDAFTAAPDVQLTGVAAPRLVDYVERGETMSDELIEVVREYLEPIRAAGCDTLILGCTHYPLLTGAISYVTGEGVTLISSADETAKDVYRILHDRDLAARVGATPRHRFRATGDSLLFARLGRRFLGPEIDVVEVAPVGGTTYNGRPT; encoded by the coding sequence GTGCCGGACGCGAGTATTGGGATCTTCGACAGCGGGGTCGGCGGCCTGACGGTCGCCCGTGCGATCATCGACCAGCTGCCCCACGAATCGATCACGTACGTGGCCGACACGGCCCATCAGCCCTATGGGCCCAAACGCCTCGCGGAGCTGCGCGCCTACGCCCTGGAGGTCATGGACCACCTGGTCGAGCAGGACGTCAAGATGCTCGTGATCGCGTGCAACAGCGCCAGCTCCGCCGTGCTGCGCGACGCCCGCGAGCGCTACGACGTCCCCGTAGTCGAGGTGATCATGCCGGCCACCAGGCGGGCGGTGCGCGCCACCCGTAACGGCAGGGTCGGCGTGATCGCCACCAGGGCCACCATCGACTCCCTGGCCTATCACGACGCCTTCACCGCGGCGCCCGACGTCCAGCTCACCGGCGTGGCCGCCCCACGCCTGGTGGACTACGTCGAGCGCGGAGAGACGATGAGCGACGAGCTCATCGAGGTCGTGCGCGAGTACCTGGAGCCCATCAGGGCCGCCGGGTGCGACACGCTCATCCTCGGCTGCACGCACTACCCGCTGCTCACCGGCGCCATCTCCTACGTCACCGGTGAAGGGGTCACGCTGATCTCCAGCGCGGACGAGACGGCCAAGGACGTCTACCGGATCCTGCACGACCGCGATCTGGCGGCGCGGGTCGGAGCCACCCCCCGGCACCGCTTCCGCGCCACCGGCGACTCCCTGCTCTTCGCCCGGCTCGGGCGACGATTCCTGGGCCCGGAGATCGACGTGGTCGAAGTCGCACCAGTGGGGGGTACTACCTATAACGGGAGGCCCACATGA
- a CDS encoding MBL fold metallo-hydrolase gives MKVTIVGCSGSYPGPDSPASCYLLEADGFRLLLDLGSGSLGALQRHIGLYDVDAICLSHLHADHCLDICGYHVARTYGPAAPYPLVPVYAPAGAPGRLAAAYGMPEEPGLETAFEFVALTPGAYEIGPFTLTAGLVNHPVEAYGFRVANGGRSVAYSGDTGESNELVKLATGVDLLLCEASFVEGPDLPPDLHLTGRQAAEHAAKADVGRLVLTHLVPWNDQATVLEEAAGGGFAGPVELARSGAVYDLA, from the coding sequence ATGAAGGTGACCATCGTCGGTTGTTCCGGGAGCTACCCCGGCCCCGACAGCCCCGCATCCTGCTACCTTCTCGAAGCCGACGGGTTCAGGCTGCTGCTCGACCTCGGCAGCGGGTCACTGGGCGCGCTGCAACGCCACATCGGCCTGTACGACGTGGACGCCATCTGCCTATCGCACCTGCATGCCGACCATTGTCTCGACATCTGCGGCTACCACGTGGCCAGGACGTACGGGCCCGCGGCGCCGTACCCTCTCGTGCCGGTCTACGCGCCCGCCGGCGCGCCCGGCCGCCTGGCGGCCGCGTACGGCATGCCGGAGGAGCCCGGGCTGGAGACCGCGTTCGAGTTCGTGGCGCTGACGCCGGGCGCGTACGAGATCGGGCCGTTCACGCTCACCGCCGGGCTGGTCAACCACCCGGTCGAGGCGTACGGGTTCCGGGTCGCCAACGGCGGCAGGAGCGTGGCCTACTCCGGTGACACCGGCGAGTCGAACGAGCTGGTCAAGCTGGCCACCGGCGTCGATCTGCTGCTGTGCGAGGCGTCGTTCGTGGAGGGCCCCGACCTGCCTCCCGACCTGCACCTGACCGGCCGCCAGGCGGCCGAGCACGCGGCCAAGGCCGACGTGGGCAGGCTGGTGCTGACCCACCTCGTCCCGTGGAACGACCAGGCCACCGTGCTGGAGGAGGCCGCGGGCGGCGGGTTCGCCGGGCCGGTGGAGCTGGCCCGCAGCGGCGCCGTCTACGACCTCGCCTGA
- a CDS encoding MFS transporter, which yields MDPYAMTTGVLRNPDFLRFLSSHVANELGANISRVALPLVAVLVLHAGPAEVGLLSSLQTAAFLLIGLPTGVWVDRMRKRRVMMVSDLVKVVLLGSIPVAATFGVLTIELMFVVALLAGVSQVFNDVADQTYLPHLVSTPQLSDGNAKLEVVRSGAFLAGPGVGGVLVQMLGAPRTIVVTAIGALASVFLLLAIKVPDKPPADTEHGPLLRGIREGLSYVWRNRLLRAFVASSGINNLCVSGVLGLSVLFLAETVRLSPGAVGVLLMSGGIGGVLGGLTGGWLSRRLGSARATWLAILIGAPSGLLLPMTQADWRVVCFAITSMVISWAATMSNVGQTTYRQTVTPPHLLGRVNASVRFVTWGAMPLGALFGGLVAQQLGVREALWLLMIGRMAAFVPLLFSPLPHVRDYTDLQATA from the coding sequence ATGGATCCTTACGCAATGACAACGGGGGTGTTGCGAAACCCTGACTTCCTCCGGTTCCTCAGTTCGCATGTGGCGAACGAGCTTGGGGCGAATATCTCGCGTGTGGCCCTTCCGCTGGTAGCCGTGCTGGTGCTGCATGCCGGGCCCGCGGAGGTGGGGCTGCTGTCGTCTCTGCAGACGGCGGCTTTTCTGTTGATCGGCCTGCCCACGGGGGTGTGGGTGGACCGGATGCGCAAGCGCCGGGTGATGATGGTCTCGGACCTGGTCAAGGTCGTGCTGCTGGGGAGCATACCGGTGGCGGCCACGTTCGGGGTGCTGACGATCGAGCTGATGTTCGTGGTGGCGCTGCTGGCGGGGGTGTCGCAGGTCTTCAACGACGTGGCCGACCAGACGTACCTGCCGCATCTGGTCAGCACGCCGCAGCTCAGCGACGGCAACGCCAAGCTGGAGGTCGTCCGGTCGGGAGCGTTCCTGGCGGGGCCGGGGGTGGGGGGCGTGCTGGTGCAGATGCTGGGCGCGCCACGCACGATCGTCGTCACCGCGATCGGCGCGCTGGCCTCCGTGTTCCTGCTGCTGGCCATCAAGGTGCCGGACAAGCCGCCCGCCGACACCGAGCACGGGCCGCTGCTGCGGGGGATCCGCGAGGGCTTGTCGTACGTGTGGCGCAACCGGCTGTTACGGGCGTTCGTCGCCTCGTCGGGCATCAACAACCTGTGTGTGAGCGGCGTGCTGGGCCTGTCGGTGCTGTTCCTGGCCGAGACCGTCAGGTTGTCACCGGGCGCCGTTGGCGTGCTGCTGATGTCCGGCGGCATCGGCGGCGTGCTGGGCGGGCTGACCGGCGGCTGGCTGTCGAGGCGGCTCGGCAGCGCCAGGGCGACCTGGCTGGCCATCCTGATCGGCGCCCCGTCCGGCCTGCTGCTGCCCATGACGCAGGCCGACTGGCGGGTGGTGTGCTTCGCCATCACCTCGATGGTGATCTCCTGGGCGGCGACCATGTCGAACGTCGGCCAGACCACCTACCGGCAGACCGTCACCCCCCCGCACCTGCTCGGCCGGGTCAACGCGTCGGTGCGCTTCGTGACCTGGGGGGCGATGCCGCTGGGCGCGCTGTTCGGCGGGCTGGTCGCGCAGCAGCTCGGCGTGCGGGAGGCGCTGTGGCTGCTGATGATCGGCCGGATGGCGGCGTTCGTGCCGCTGCTGTTCTCGCCGCTGCCGCACGTGCGCGACTACACCGACCTGCAGGCGACGGCCTGA
- the rph gene encoding ribonuclease PH translates to MSRQDGRNPDQLRTITITRQWLTHAEGSVLVEFGGTRVLCAASVQDSVPRWRRGSGQGWVTGEYAMLPRATNTRNDRESVRGKIGGRTHEISRLIGRSLRACVDYKALGENSILLDCDVLQADGGTRTAAITGAYVALADAVAWMRERRMCPGDPLIGSVAAVSVGVVGAVPMLDLCYTEDVAAETDMNVVMTGDGKFVEVQGTAEGAPFDRGVLDQLLDLAVAGCAELTLIQQEALRS, encoded by the coding sequence ATGTCCAGACAGGATGGCCGCAACCCTGACCAGCTACGCACCATCACCATCACCAGGCAATGGCTGACGCATGCCGAGGGGTCGGTGCTGGTCGAATTCGGCGGCACCCGGGTGTTGTGCGCGGCATCGGTCCAGGACAGCGTGCCACGGTGGCGCCGGGGCAGCGGCCAGGGCTGGGTTACGGGCGAATACGCGATGTTGCCGCGGGCGACCAATACACGTAACGATCGTGAATCGGTCCGCGGCAAAATCGGCGGGCGCACCCATGAGATTTCCCGGTTGATCGGCCGTTCACTGCGCGCCTGCGTCGATTACAAGGCGCTGGGGGAAAACTCCATTCTGCTCGACTGCGACGTTCTGCAGGCCGACGGCGGCACCCGGACCGCCGCCATCACCGGCGCCTACGTCGCGCTGGCCGACGCGGTCGCCTGGATGCGCGAGCGCCGCATGTGCCCCGGCGACCCGCTGATCGGCTCGGTCGCCGCCGTCTCCGTCGGCGTGGTCGGCGCCGTGCCGATGCTCGACCTCTGCTACACCGAGGACGTCGCCGCCGAGACCGACATGAACGTGGTGATGACGGGCGACGGCAAGTTCGTCGAGGTCCAGGGCACCGCCGAGGGCGCGCCGTTCGACCGCGGCGTGCTCGACCAGCTCCTCGACCTGGCCGTGGCCGGCTGCGCGGAGCTGACCCTGATCCAGCAGGAGGCCCTGCGGTCATGA